A single region of the Lactobacillus xylocopicola genome encodes:
- the prfB gene encoding peptide chain release factor 2 (programmed frameshift), which translates to MELSEIQSELDKLKRRLDHFRGSLDLDAINESIIVNENKMQEPTFWDHQEQAQELISATNLLKEKRDSFQSLEQNYQDELTAVELLREEADQDLQKEVEENLARLKTEFHHYELDLLLSDKYDSHNALLEIHPGAGGTEAMDWGQMLLRMYQRYADIQGFKFELNNYEPGEEAGLKSVSAKISGKNAYGLLKSENGVHRLVRISPFDSAKRRHTSFAAVEVIPEIDDSIKIDINPKDLRIDVYRSSGAGGQHINKTSSAVRITHLPTGLVTTSQAQRSQLQNRETAMNELRAKLFHLAEEKKRQHKEVLKGDQMENGWGSQIRSYVFHPYNLVKDLRTSYETSDTNGVMDGKLQPFVYSYLQWLLSQDNPE; encoded by the exons ATGGAACTAAGCGAAATTCAAAGCGAACTAGATAAGCTGAAGCGTCGTCTAGATCACTTTAGGGGGTCTCTT GACCTGGATGCAATCAATGAGAGCATCATTGTTAACGAAAACAAGATGCAGGAACCAACTTTCTGGGATCATCAAGAGCAGGCCCAAGAGTTAATTAGTGCAACCAACTTATTAAAAGAAAAAAGAGATTCCTTCCAGAGTCTGGAGCAGAATTATCAAGATGAGCTGACCGCAGTTGAATTGTTGCGCGAGGAAGCTGATCAGGACTTACAAAAAGAAGTCGAAGAAAATCTGGCCAGGCTAAAGACAGAATTTCATCACTATGAGCTGGATCTGCTCTTGTCCGATAAGTATGATAGCCACAATGCACTGCTGGAAATTCACCCTGGTGCCGGTGGTACTGAAGCGATGGATTGGGGACAAATGCTTTTGCGAATGTATCAACGTTATGCGGACATTCAGGGCTTTAAATTTGAGCTTAATAACTATGAGCCTGGCGAGGAGGCTGGCCTAAAAAGTGTCAGTGCAAAAATTTCGGGCAAGAATGCATACGGTCTACTCAAGTCAGAAAATGGGGTTCACCGCTTGGTGCGAATTTCTCCCTTTGATTCAGCCAAGAGAAGGCACACTTCTTTTGCTGCGGTTGAAGTTATTCCGGAAATTGATGATAGCATCAAGATTGACATTAATCCCAAAGATTTGCGTATTGATGTTTATCGTTCAAGTGGAGCCGGTGGCCAGCACATTAATAAAACATCCAGTGCAGTGCGAATTACCCACCTGCCGACCGGCTTGGTGACTACTTCACAGGCTCAACGGTCTCAGCTGCAGAACCGTGAAACCGCAATGAATGAACTGCGGGCAAAACTTTTTCATTTAGCAGAAGAAAAAAAGCGGCAGCACAAAGAGGTGCTTAAGGGTGATCAAATGGAAAACGGCTGGGGCTCACAGATCAGGTCCTATGTTTTTCATCCTTATAATTTAGTTAAAGATTTACGTACCAGCTATGAAACTTCAGATACAAATGGTGTAATGGATGGTAAGCTGCAGCCATTTGTATACAGTTACTTGCAATGGTTGCTTAGTCAGGATAATCCAGAATAG